One segment of Arthrobacter sp. MMS18-M83 DNA contains the following:
- a CDS encoding ring-opening amidohydrolase, producing the protein MRTDVYVCQMRTPADVSEIAKLFDAGTIDPADIVAVVGKSEGTGLGRDVGRETADLAIRTLLAQRTGCSPAEIADRICIVLSGGSPGVITPHVALFTRKADPEPKPGNSSPRLVVGLSHSEEILPEEIGRMGQISKVRSAVSSAMKDAGLTDPCDVHLVLVKAPSLTTESIADANSRGHETVTRDVSIGPEGAICYSNDGSALGVALALGEATDDQVHDSMVRRDWSVYSDVAMTSSGGEKTHAEVLLLGNSTGSSSPLRIGHRSMRTIIDASAVGGALESAGVARGCDVSETSKTVVYALAKMIMPETAELDGRRITMLDDQVGYHVAKAMGGFLLASLTGHTAVFVSGGERNSHQGPPNGNPLAVIVSMME; encoded by the coding sequence ATGCGAACTGACGTGTATGTATGCCAGATGCGAACCCCCGCCGATGTCTCGGAGATCGCCAAGCTCTTCGACGCCGGAACCATCGATCCCGCCGACATCGTCGCCGTTGTGGGCAAGAGCGAAGGGACCGGTCTCGGCCGGGACGTCGGCCGGGAGACAGCCGATCTGGCAATCCGGACCCTCCTCGCCCAGCGGACCGGATGCAGCCCGGCAGAGATTGCCGACCGGATCTGCATTGTGCTCTCCGGCGGCAGTCCCGGGGTGATCACCCCCCACGTTGCCCTCTTCACACGGAAGGCCGACCCCGAGCCGAAACCCGGCAACAGCAGTCCGCGCCTCGTCGTCGGCTTGTCCCACTCCGAGGAAATCCTCCCCGAGGAAATCGGGCGGATGGGCCAGATCTCCAAGGTCCGGTCCGCGGTCAGCTCGGCCATGAAGGACGCCGGGCTGACGGATCCGTGCGATGTCCACCTCGTCCTGGTCAAGGCGCCGTCCCTGACCACCGAGTCGATCGCGGATGCGAATTCCCGTGGCCATGAAACTGTCACCAGAGATGTCTCGATCGGACCTGAGGGAGCCATCTGCTACTCCAACGACGGATCCGCGCTCGGCGTTGCTCTCGCCTTGGGCGAGGCAACGGACGATCAAGTACACGATTCGATGGTCCGCAGGGATTGGTCCGTGTACTCGGACGTCGCCATGACTTCCTCCGGGGGCGAGAAAACCCACGCCGAAGTCCTGTTGCTGGGCAACTCAACCGGCTCTTCCAGCCCACTGCGCATCGGCCACCGATCCATGCGGACCATCATTGACGCCTCCGCCGTGGGTGGCGCTCTCGAATCTGCTGGCGTAGCACGCGGATGCGACGTCAGTGAGACGTCAAAAACTGTTGTGTACGCCTTGGCAAAGATGATCATGCCCGAAACAGCCGAGCTGGACGGCCGACGCATCACCATGCTCGACGACCAGGTGGGATACCACGTCGCCAAGGCAATGGGCGGCTTCCTCCTTGCCTCCCTGACAGGCCATACCGCTGTCTTCGTCAGCGGCGGCGAGCGGAACTCACATCAAGGCCCTCCCAATGGCAACCCGCTTGCCGTAATTGTCAGCATGATGGAATAG
- a CDS encoding amidase family protein, producing the protein METLSFQDAVQVIGPLGRSIDDIHVVLSVISGPDGIDPIAVDEPLGNYREVDPRDIEVRWGTHIGNVPVDPEVVRTVLFAVEALRSSGTRVQEGLPEAVNDGLQVYDLLRAADSMSTIAALNTARPGLIGAPVRAMLGNRTEPGRAERAALWEHRGEIIAKLRQWLTGERALVLPVSVDVPRDLRGNVGNFALLAPSRAISLFGFPSLSVPVATAHSGAPISVQIVAPPFREDIALALGAALEQASKWGRTTTLRNRIPDAN; encoded by the coding sequence GTGGAGACATTATCCTTCCAGGATGCCGTCCAGGTCATCGGCCCTCTGGGCCGGAGCATCGATGACATTCACGTGGTGCTCTCGGTGATCAGCGGTCCAGACGGCATCGACCCGATCGCCGTCGACGAACCGCTGGGAAACTACCGCGAAGTGGACCCGCGTGACATCGAAGTCCGGTGGGGTACCCACATCGGGAACGTACCGGTGGACCCCGAGGTTGTGCGAACCGTCCTTTTCGCGGTCGAAGCACTCAGGTCATCCGGAACGCGTGTCCAGGAGGGCTTGCCCGAGGCGGTCAACGATGGGCTTCAGGTCTATGACCTGCTTCGTGCCGCGGACTCCATGAGCACCATCGCAGCCCTCAATACTGCACGCCCTGGACTCATAGGTGCCCCCGTTCGGGCCATGCTGGGGAACCGGACGGAACCCGGCCGGGCCGAACGGGCCGCGCTGTGGGAACACCGGGGGGAGATTATCGCCAAGCTTCGCCAGTGGCTGACAGGGGAGCGCGCCCTCGTTCTGCCGGTGAGCGTTGACGTCCCGCGGGACCTGCGGGGCAACGTAGGAAACTTCGCCTTGCTGGCTCCCAGCCGGGCCATCAGCCTCTTCGGCTTCCCATCCTTGTCCGTACCCGTCGCCACGGCCCACTCGGGAGCGCCGATCTCCGTCCAGATCGTCGCGCCCCCTTTCAGGGAAGATATCGCACTCGCTCTTGGCGCGGCGCTGGAACAGGCGTCCAAATGGGGGCGCACCACAACACTGAGGAACAGGATCCCGGATGCGAACTGA
- a CDS encoding amidase, with product MTTAPVTLRDLTAQVRSGELANDALVKSAVDQIEHRNGTLNALVCSRGADALAEAAALDGTGRPLAGIPFTVKDMLATADLPTTCGSKTLEDWSAGTDATAVARMRAAGAILMGKSNCPEFALGVDTINELFGRTSNPLGEWTPGGSSGGEAAAIASGMSLVGLGSDYGGSIRWPAQCAGLVGLRPTVGRVPRSGSSQPFPAPIR from the coding sequence GTGACCACCGCCCCGGTGACCCTGCGGGATCTCACCGCGCAGGTGCGGTCCGGAGAGTTGGCAAATGACGCCCTTGTGAAGTCTGCGGTGGACCAGATCGAACACCGCAACGGCACACTCAACGCCCTGGTTTGCAGCCGGGGTGCCGATGCCCTGGCAGAAGCTGCTGCGTTGGACGGGACAGGCCGCCCGCTTGCCGGTATCCCGTTCACCGTGAAGGACATGCTCGCGACGGCAGACCTCCCGACCACCTGCGGATCCAAGACTCTTGAGGACTGGAGTGCTGGAACCGACGCAACTGCCGTGGCCAGAATGCGTGCGGCAGGTGCCATCCTCATGGGCAAGTCCAACTGTCCGGAGTTTGCCCTAGGCGTGGACACGATCAACGAGTTGTTCGGCAGGACGTCCAATCCGCTCGGAGAGTGGACGCCGGGAGGATCCAGCGGCGGTGAAGCCGCGGCGATTGCCTCCGGAATGTCACTGGTGGGCCTCGGCAGCGACTACGGCGGCTCGATCCGCTGGCCGGCGCAGTGCGCTGGCCTCGTCGGTCTGCGTCCAACCGTGGGACGGGTGCCCAGATCGGGGAGCAGCCAACCCTTCCCGGCGCCGATCCGCTAG
- a CDS encoding GntR family transcriptional regulator translates to MSAEATAPGTSKVLVPTMADAVVQRLRALIVSGEFRPGERLVEERLSEMFGVSRPPLREALRILQRDGLVQSLPRRGFIVIPITAEDVREIYSLRFALERMAVELGMPVLDPKRLQPMRDALEDMRVAAEEMNDEAAVEANSRFHAALVSLPGHKRLIDTYEGLRLQLELCMGYNLKFREQMFGDRKDMHPRHAQLLESIETGDKEAVLYEIAHHGNASLLENLDDLIGTGG, encoded by the coding sequence ATGAGTGCTGAAGCAACGGCCCCCGGCACGAGCAAAGTCCTGGTCCCGACCATGGCCGACGCCGTTGTCCAGCGGTTGAGGGCCCTGATCGTGTCCGGCGAATTCCGGCCAGGGGAACGGCTCGTTGAGGAACGGCTGTCGGAAATGTTCGGCGTCAGCCGGCCGCCGCTGCGAGAGGCCTTGCGGATACTTCAACGGGACGGGTTGGTCCAGAGCCTTCCCCGGCGAGGCTTCATCGTCATCCCCATCACGGCCGAAGACGTCCGGGAGATCTATTCGCTTCGCTTCGCGCTCGAGCGGATGGCCGTGGAATTGGGCATGCCGGTCTTGGACCCGAAGCGGCTCCAGCCTATGCGCGATGCCCTCGAAGACATGCGCGTCGCGGCCGAAGAAATGAACGATGAAGCAGCGGTCGAGGCCAATAGCCGTTTCCACGCGGCGTTGGTCTCCTTGCCGGGCCACAAGCGGCTCATCGACACCTACGAAGGACTCCGCCTTCAGCTTGAACTGTGCATGGGGTACAACCTGAAGTTCCGTGAACAGATGTTTGGTGACCGCAAAGACATGCACCCCCGCCATGCCCAACTCCTGGAAAGCATCGAGACAGGCGACAAGGAAGCTGTCCTGTACGAGATCGCCCATCACGGCAATGCGTCTCTCCTTGAAAATCTCGATGATCTGATTGGCACTGGAGGGTGA
- a CDS encoding CaiB/BaiF CoA transferase family protein yields the protein MAALDGLKVIDLTRYLSGPTLTMLLADLGADVIKIETLPTGDPARQSGPFHGDESVYYLASNRNKRSFAVDLRQAEGRDLLLGLIDDADVFVQNFRPGTAEQMGLGAEVLRARNPRLIYVNISGFGTKPPGDALPGFDQTAQAMSGLMSVTGTQETGPLRVGIAISDSATGVFAAVGVLAALHERDRTGSGSVVESSLMESTLTLMSYQAQKYLSLGIIPGRDGNDHPIMFPQGTFKTRDASVTLASGNEKMWRRLCTVLNLDGLAEDTRFADNAGRMANRVELRRLIEDALATRGAEEWIPLINDAGIPCGRVLDLEQALNHPITAALGMVQTVEHPELGTMKVLGQAVKVQGSEEGWLRRPAPMLGEHTLEIAAELGVPTSEITRLIEAGIITGPVHVHPDPDRASNGGL from the coding sequence ATGGCCGCGCTTGACGGATTGAAAGTAATTGACCTTACTCGCTACCTTTCGGGCCCGACGCTGACGATGCTCCTTGCAGACCTTGGGGCCGACGTCATCAAGATCGAGACCCTCCCGACGGGGGATCCGGCCCGCCAGTCCGGCCCGTTCCACGGCGATGAAAGCGTCTACTATCTCGCGTCGAACCGCAATAAGCGTTCGTTTGCCGTGGACCTCCGGCAGGCTGAAGGCCGGGACCTGCTGCTGGGGCTCATCGATGACGCCGATGTTTTCGTGCAGAACTTCCGTCCGGGGACGGCTGAACAGATGGGGCTGGGCGCCGAGGTGCTCCGGGCACGTAATCCACGGTTGATCTACGTCAACATCAGTGGATTCGGCACGAAGCCGCCAGGCGACGCACTTCCCGGATTCGACCAGACGGCACAGGCGATGTCCGGACTCATGAGTGTGACAGGGACACAGGAGACCGGGCCGCTGCGCGTCGGGATTGCCATCAGCGATTCAGCCACCGGCGTTTTCGCGGCTGTCGGCGTCTTGGCTGCCCTTCACGAGCGCGACCGGACGGGCTCGGGCTCGGTAGTCGAATCCTCGTTGATGGAGTCCACACTGACGCTGATGTCCTACCAAGCCCAGAAGTATCTCAGCCTCGGAATCATCCCGGGACGTGACGGGAACGATCACCCGATCATGTTCCCGCAGGGGACGTTCAAGACCCGGGATGCCTCGGTGACCCTCGCATCGGGGAACGAGAAGATGTGGCGGCGCCTCTGCACGGTGCTGAACCTGGATGGTTTGGCCGAGGACACCAGATTCGCCGACAACGCGGGCCGCATGGCCAACCGCGTCGAACTCCGCCGTCTCATCGAGGATGCCCTGGCAACACGGGGCGCGGAAGAGTGGATCCCGCTGATCAACGACGCCGGCATCCCGTGCGGGCGTGTGCTGGACCTGGAACAAGCCCTAAATCACCCGATTACCGCGGCTTTGGGCATGGTGCAGACCGTTGAGCACCCGGAACTGGGTACCATGAAAGTGCTTGGCCAGGCTGTCAAGGTCCAGGGAAGCGAAGAAGGCTGGCTGCGCCGCCCCGCACCGATGCTGGGCGAACACACGCTGGAAATCGCGGCGGAACTTGGCGTCCCGACGTCGGAAATCACCCGCCTGATTGAGGCCGGCATCATCACCGGTCCGGTCCACGTCCACCCGGACCCGGACAGGGCCAGCAATGGCGGACTATGA
- a CDS encoding enoyl-CoA hydratase/isomerase family protein: protein MIRVIEAAKDLLTVLEAEPSPDTVEDMIAVQMLALGNKAVVVVTLTRPAQHNALTLAGWQRLGAVFTDLRDDPAVRVVIVRGAGGRAFGAGADISEFPAKRLGTAAADRYNAAIAVALLAIQSVPFPVIAMIDGLAVGGGCELATACDIRLASSGSRFGIPIGRLGVTLGLTETRAVVGLIGAANLKYLVYSGTLATADQALAWGLVQKVVEAGELGAETARLAWNIVESSEVTVRATKQITALAADPAVTDGHELIRELHAQAYEGNDLREGIDAFLTGRTPNFTDGRIPAHGRA, encoded by the coding sequence ATGATCCGCGTGATCGAAGCAGCCAAGGATCTGCTTACCGTTCTCGAAGCAGAGCCTTCGCCGGACACCGTGGAGGACATGATCGCAGTCCAGATGCTGGCGCTTGGGAATAAGGCCGTCGTCGTGGTCACGCTCACCCGCCCGGCCCAGCACAACGCACTCACCCTCGCTGGCTGGCAGCGCCTCGGCGCGGTCTTCACCGACCTACGCGATGACCCGGCTGTACGGGTCGTCATCGTGCGGGGTGCCGGGGGACGAGCCTTTGGTGCGGGCGCCGACATCTCGGAGTTCCCGGCAAAACGCCTTGGGACGGCCGCGGCAGACCGGTACAACGCTGCGATCGCCGTCGCCCTGCTTGCAATCCAGTCAGTGCCCTTCCCGGTGATCGCCATGATCGATGGCTTGGCCGTCGGCGGCGGATGCGAACTCGCAACCGCCTGCGACATCCGATTGGCCAGCAGCGGCTCGCGTTTCGGCATTCCGATCGGGAGGCTCGGCGTGACGTTGGGGCTCACCGAGACCCGCGCCGTCGTCGGCCTCATCGGGGCCGCCAACCTCAAATACCTTGTCTACAGCGGCACCCTCGCCACGGCGGACCAGGCCTTGGCTTGGGGTCTTGTTCAAAAGGTCGTCGAGGCCGGGGAACTCGGTGCTGAAACGGCCCGCCTGGCATGGAACATTGTCGAAAGCTCGGAGGTCACTGTGAGGGCCACCAAGCAAATAACGGCGCTCGCCGCCGACCCAGCAGTCACGGATGGGCATGAACTGATCCGGGAACTACACGCCCAGGCCTACGAGGGAAACGATCTCCGCGAAGGAATCGACGCATTTCTCACCGGCCGGACCCCGAATTTCACTGACGGAAGGATCCCCGCTCATGGCCGCGCTTGA
- a CDS encoding ABC transporter permease has protein sequence MTLLKGGGRLSLVQRIALPGAWLLLIIGFGIANPHVFLTPATFQTMFGSQAVLLVLTLALIVPLTAGDYDLSVGAVLTLSAMMIAILNVQYGWPIWAAILAALAMGLLVGFLNGVIMVFFGIESLIVTLGMGTLLGGITLWVSNSATISGISHTLVDWVIVKRFGGISLAFFYAIGLCALLWWIMEYTSIGRRLLFVGRGRNVSKLSGVRVGRVRVGALMGSSTLAAVAGVLYAGTSGGADPTSGTNLLLPAFAAAFLGATSIMPGRFNPWGTAIAVYFLVTGITGLQLMGIQSYVQQLFYGGALLVAVALSQLSRRRVPLDNG, from the coding sequence ATGACCCTACTCAAAGGCGGGGGTCGGCTCAGCCTGGTTCAGCGCATCGCATTGCCTGGTGCGTGGCTACTGCTGATCATTGGCTTCGGCATCGCCAACCCCCACGTCTTCCTGACCCCGGCGACGTTCCAGACGATGTTCGGCTCCCAAGCCGTCCTCCTGGTCCTGACGCTGGCTTTGATCGTGCCCCTCACCGCCGGTGATTACGATCTTTCGGTCGGTGCGGTGCTCACCCTGTCGGCCATGATGATCGCCATTCTGAACGTCCAATACGGCTGGCCCATCTGGGCTGCGATCCTGGCCGCCCTCGCGATGGGCCTGCTGGTCGGTTTCCTCAATGGCGTCATCATGGTCTTCTTCGGGATTGAATCGCTGATCGTCACCCTCGGCATGGGTACCTTACTCGGCGGAATTACGCTCTGGGTCAGCAACTCCGCAACCATTTCGGGAATCTCCCACACGCTGGTGGACTGGGTCATCGTAAAGCGATTTGGCGGCATTTCCTTGGCGTTCTTTTACGCGATCGGCTTATGCGCCCTGCTGTGGTGGATCATGGAATACACCTCCATAGGACGCCGCCTGCTCTTCGTTGGGCGTGGCCGGAATGTCTCCAAGCTCAGCGGCGTCCGCGTCGGACGTGTACGGGTTGGCGCGCTGATGGGGTCCTCGACCTTGGCCGCAGTGGCGGGAGTCCTTTACGCCGGGACTTCCGGCGGCGCCGATCCGACCTCGGGCACGAACCTCCTGCTTCCCGCTTTCGCGGCGGCGTTCCTTGGGGCGACGAGCATCATGCCGGGCAGGTTCAACCCGTGGGGGACCGCCATCGCCGTGTACTTCCTGGTCACGGGAATCACCGGGCTGCAACTGATGGGGATCCAGTCCTACGTCCAGCAGCTCTTCTACGGTGGTGCCCTGCTTGTGGCGGTCGCTCTGTCCCAGCTGTCCCGGCGCCGGGTTCCCTTGGACAACGGATGA
- a CDS encoding sugar ABC transporter ATP-binding protein: MPAVLQISNLAKTFGGVKALQGVDLTVNAGEIHGLLGQNGSGKSTLIKVLAGFHEPDAGGRLLVNGSEVRLPLAPGDYKALGMRFVHQDLGLISSLSVLENLFLDEISTGNSAGIRWRSWRRIANELFRKYKVELDPSAAVSTLRPVERALLAIVRAVSGAPRNGLLVLDEPTVFLPQDDTEMLFDLTRNVAAGGAGVLFVSHDLEEVKRLTNRFTVFRDGRVVGNGSTEQTSREELVKLIVGHELEAVSHRSAAQIAATKPVAVIDGLKGGLVAEASFAVHEGEILGVTGLSGSGFEDLPYILFGAAKAETGTLALNGSVMRLRGQNPTSAFRSGMALVPADRPRDGAILSLSVLDNVSMQTMDQFQKGPFLHRSRMREEARKVLSAFQVRPNDPALPCSSLSGGNQQKVLMAKWLQTRPSLLMVHEPTQGVDVGAREEIFSVLRSATAEGMAVLCASSDHEQLALICDRVLVFRQGRIVAELTGTHVNKEEISEQSYAVDQDAQPAEAS; the protein is encoded by the coding sequence ATGCCAGCCGTTCTGCAAATCAGCAATCTCGCCAAGACCTTCGGCGGAGTCAAGGCGCTGCAGGGGGTTGACCTCACTGTCAACGCCGGCGAGATCCACGGGCTGCTGGGCCAGAACGGTTCCGGGAAGTCCACGCTCATCAAGGTGCTCGCCGGTTTCCACGAACCGGATGCCGGGGGCCGTCTGCTGGTGAACGGAAGCGAAGTCCGGCTTCCGCTTGCCCCCGGAGACTACAAGGCGCTGGGGATGAGGTTTGTCCACCAGGATCTAGGTCTCATCTCCAGTCTGAGCGTTCTCGAGAATCTGTTTCTCGATGAGATCTCTACTGGGAACTCTGCGGGCATCCGCTGGAGGTCCTGGCGCCGGATCGCCAATGAGCTGTTCAGGAAGTACAAGGTCGAGCTGGATCCGTCTGCCGCGGTCAGCACGCTTCGGCCTGTCGAACGGGCGCTGCTGGCAATTGTCCGCGCGGTCTCCGGTGCCCCCCGCAACGGTCTTCTGGTCCTTGATGAACCCACGGTGTTCCTGCCGCAGGACGACACAGAGATGCTCTTCGATCTGACCCGCAACGTCGCCGCAGGTGGCGCCGGCGTGCTGTTTGTCTCCCACGACCTCGAAGAGGTGAAACGCCTCACGAACCGATTCACCGTATTCCGGGACGGCCGCGTTGTTGGCAACGGCTCGACGGAGCAGACCAGCCGCGAGGAATTGGTCAAGCTGATCGTAGGCCACGAGCTCGAGGCTGTGTCTCACCGCAGTGCCGCGCAAATCGCGGCCACCAAGCCAGTCGCGGTCATTGACGGGCTCAAGGGTGGCCTCGTCGCCGAGGCGTCCTTCGCCGTTCACGAGGGAGAAATCCTTGGGGTGACAGGTTTGTCGGGGTCTGGCTTCGAGGATCTTCCTTACATTCTGTTCGGCGCGGCCAAGGCCGAGACCGGGACCCTGGCCTTGAACGGATCGGTCATGCGTTTGCGGGGCCAAAACCCGACCAGTGCTTTCCGGTCCGGGATGGCGCTTGTTCCAGCCGACCGGCCTCGCGACGGGGCGATTCTCTCGCTCTCGGTCCTGGACAACGTCAGCATGCAGACCATGGACCAATTCCAGAAGGGCCCCTTCCTTCACCGCTCCCGCATGCGGGAAGAGGCCAGGAAGGTCCTTTCCGCCTTCCAAGTACGGCCCAATGATCCGGCTCTGCCTTGCTCAAGCCTGTCCGGCGGCAACCAGCAAAAGGTGCTCATGGCCAAATGGCTGCAAACCAGACCGTCGCTGCTGATGGTCCATGAGCCGACACAGGGCGTCGACGTCGGCGCCCGCGAAGAAATCTTCAGCGTATTGCGGTCAGCGACCGCAGAAGGGATGGCTGTGCTATGCGCGAGCAGCGACCACGAACAACTGGCATTGATCTGCGACCGCGTCCTGGTATTCAGGCAGGGACGGATCGTGGCGGAATTGACCGGAACCCACGTGAACAAGGAAGAGATCTCGGAGCAGTCCTACGCAGTGGACCAGGACGCCCAGCCGGCGGAGGCCTCATGA
- a CDS encoding sugar ABC transporter substrate-binding protein, which yields MIRTTRSRALTLSLAAMTLVALAGCSEGASTTTSSSQNPAIDTTAVKAVIDQAKTAPSFSAPGPAFDASKAKGKVVANISLNSTVPFNQIVDAAMGDAGKAAGVKVVQFTNQGQVPQWIQGMDSAIAQKVDAIVLEGSPDPKLLGPQIAAAKAAGIPVISTHLYDESYIGSAKKDLPDVTAFVDAHHYRAGTLMADYAIAQSGGHVNAYFVASNEVQPSAGIASAFSDELKARCPDSCKAKVVNIPISNWATDVPTQVQAALLSDPSINYVVPVFDGMTPLLGTGITQAGKTDSVKIVAYNGTASVLSMIQAKNLVAAEIGEPLEWLGWANMDQVLRVLTGTAPLASEKTPLRLFDAGNVNETGTPANQKDGYGDPAKFQDGYKTLWGVK from the coding sequence ATGATCCGCACCACCCGATCAAGGGCACTAACACTTTCCCTGGCCGCCATGACGCTCGTGGCACTGGCAGGCTGTTCCGAGGGCGCCAGTACAACCACGTCCAGTTCGCAAAACCCCGCCATCGACACCACGGCGGTGAAGGCCGTCATCGACCAGGCAAAGACGGCACCGTCGTTTTCCGCGCCAGGTCCGGCTTTCGATGCTTCCAAGGCCAAGGGGAAAGTCGTAGCCAACATCAGCTTGAACAGCACTGTTCCGTTCAACCAGATTGTTGATGCAGCGATGGGAGACGCGGGCAAGGCTGCCGGAGTCAAGGTGGTTCAGTTCACCAACCAGGGACAGGTGCCGCAGTGGATCCAGGGAATGGACAGCGCCATCGCCCAAAAGGTCGATGCGATCGTGCTGGAGGGCTCACCTGACCCGAAGCTGCTCGGACCGCAGATTGCCGCGGCTAAGGCGGCAGGGATTCCCGTCATCAGCACCCACCTTTACGACGAGTCTTACATCGGTTCTGCAAAGAAGGATCTTCCTGATGTGACGGCCTTCGTGGACGCCCACCACTACCGTGCGGGGACGCTGATGGCCGACTATGCGATTGCGCAGTCCGGAGGTCACGTGAATGCGTACTTTGTGGCGTCAAATGAAGTCCAGCCCAGCGCGGGTATAGCGTCCGCGTTCAGCGATGAATTGAAAGCCCGTTGCCCCGACAGTTGCAAGGCCAAGGTCGTGAACATCCCGATTTCGAACTGGGCGACCGACGTTCCCACCCAGGTCCAGGCTGCCCTGCTCAGCGATCCGTCGATCAACTACGTTGTCCCGGTGTTCGACGGAATGACTCCGTTGCTTGGCACTGGCATCACCCAGGCGGGTAAGACCGACAGCGTCAAAATTGTTGCCTACAACGGGACAGCTTCGGTACTGAGCATGATCCAGGCGAAGAACCTGGTCGCGGCCGAGATCGGCGAACCCCTCGAGTGGCTGGGATGGGCCAACATGGACCAGGTCCTTCGTGTCCTCACCGGAACGGCACCGCTTGCCAGTGAAAAAACTCCGTTGCGGCTCTTCGACGCAGGCAATGTCAATGAGACGGGAACACCCGCGAACCAGAAGGATGGCTACGGGGATCCGGCGAAGTTCCAGGACGGATACAAGACCCTCTGGGGCGTGAAGTAA